A region of bacterium DNA encodes the following proteins:
- a CDS encoding DoxX family protein, translating into MEKWYALFQKMEAHRDLCFELLRIYLGLGLLAKGIFFISQTEYLARLLMESGEFQAMTTIVVHYVALAHITGGLMLVIGMGTRLAAAIQIPVLFGAVFFIHFKEGVFTTGQNLEFSALVLFLLILIFVYGSGRWSLDYSLEHRKAEVEV; encoded by the coding sequence ATGGAAAAGTGGTATGCGCTGTTCCAAAAAATGGAAGCCCATCGCGATCTGTGTTTCGAACTTCTGCGGATTTATCTGGGTTTGGGCCTGCTGGCCAAAGGTATTTTTTTCATTTCGCAAACGGAATATCTCGCGCGCCTGCTGATGGAGTCGGGAGAATTTCAGGCGATGACGACGATCGTCGTGCATTACGTTGCGCTCGCACACATTACGGGTGGACTGATGCTCGTGATCGGCATGGGCACACGGTTGGCAGCGGCCATTCAGATCCCGGTTTTATTCGGCGCGGTTTTTTTTATTCATTTCAAAGAAGGGGTTTTCACGACCGGTCAAAATTTAGAATTCTCCGCCCTCGTTTTATTTTTACTGATCCTCATTTTCGTCTACGGTTCCGGCCGCTGGTCGCTCGATTATAGTCTTGAACATCGAAAGGCCGAAGTCGAAGTGTAA